From the genome of Mycoplasma anserisalpingitidis, one region includes:
- a CDS encoding transglutaminase domain-containing protein, with protein sequence MRIFARTKIKKNYIEFINILNLIDKTKFINDKKIDIEKFDNVLLLINKNKKKINIDLFIQSMDLLLILNSLGYLDINLFKFKILIDYSFTKLQKTINKNTQSDKLKKKINEFNFLVNSVLLFKEEKEYKEYCKIVDQTIKAFNNLLKSNINLSSKKISKKTKLILIITGSISGFIAVSSAVIIPTTLHILNKDESKENKTVPWTELQPSIKVKYNLYKLKNIPWSFHNRINDNITNKTEEKLNILDEQFAINSDLNVKWVQISKYYDESSLDLRENYKRKLENLFNSKKDIDTLIIQVNNLNDEYKNNIEKHNEEIYLYFNQYIKPIDNSLSKVIKANEVYDRSFDIIIENIIKKFNYNFINNFDIYDKTSFAHLKIFYSDLNTFIDKINEHFLDIKDLKLRYIPTEENIEEIVKIFDEFKNNKNNNFDIYITKTIQNYIDYFSKGNFFPLIVERLTYFKNNFDFGIKEHTMQWFITKDKNFTLSPGNAENIEWRLPYMRNSRYGLIKLNSEYIISWLKNYDEWLWVINDEEKIGEINLENVKAFNHYKDFKNEFIANEFKNYENFNINVSDWKYKVDNKIILNNLYNELLKIYNANSFEINDWNSEINFNDNPYIPINFDFNLYRKYINNTIKQVEYTRTIIYDLLTEQPNFFSNFYQLPLYTLKVNNQYFSKEKNEDDTFDFPYINKLFLDNDGWIEEKYNENRKNIIDQLILWRKNWETLLSKYISKNWNKKQIILALSFYITSNVMYMYNNIPFSFNTDGNNFYNPASLFETDRTLKCYGYSQNLSLALTLLNIPVRIISGYIFDDIQNPLVSSGGHAWNEVFIDNKWVSVDLTFADYQESWSNFNSELNLEEIFLNRDSGSRTMFRLKYISYITTIIKYLNKDENGNYVHNYIELPTHYSTNPETELKWENMLPLLRQQYKTNQY encoded by the coding sequence AAAAATTTGATAATGTTTTGTTATTAATAAACAAAAATAAGAAGAAAATTAATATAGATTTATTTATTCAATCAATGGATCTTTTATTGATATTAAATTCTTTAGGATACTTGGATATAAACCTATTTAAGTTTAAGATTTTAATTGATTATAGTTTTACTAAATTACAAAAAACAATTAATAAAAATACTCAATCAGATAAGTTAAAGAAAAAAATTAATGAATTTAATTTTCTGGTAAATTCAGTTCTTTTATTCAAAGAAGAAAAAGAATATAAAGAATATTGTAAGATTGTTGATCAAACTATAAAAGCATTTAATAATTTATTAAAATCAAACATAAATTTAAGTTCAAAAAAAATAAGCAAAAAAACTAAATTAATTTTAATAATTACTGGTTCTATTTCAGGATTTATAGCAGTTTCATCTGCTGTAATTATTCCAACAACACTACATATATTAAATAAAGATGAATCTAAAGAAAACAAAACAGTACCTTGAACTGAATTACAACCTTCAATTAAAGTTAAATATAACTTATATAAATTGAAAAATATTCCTTGAAGTTTTCATAATAGAATCAATGATAATATAACGAATAAAACAGAAGAAAAATTAAATATTCTAGATGAACAATTTGCAATAAATAGTGATTTAAATGTAAAATGAGTACAAATATCAAAATATTATGACGAATCATCTTTGGATTTAAGAGAAAATTACAAAAGGAAATTAGAAAATTTATTTAATTCAAAAAAAGATATCGACACTTTAATCATTCAAGTAAATAATTTAAACGATGAATACAAGAATAATATAGAAAAACATAATGAAGAAATCTATTTATATTTCAACCAATACATTAAACCTATAGATAATTCACTCAGTAAAGTTATAAAAGCTAATGAAGTTTATGATAGATCATTTGATATTATTATTGAAAATATTATTAAAAAATTTAATTATAATTTCATAAATAATTTTGATATTTATGATAAAACATCATTTGCACATCTCAAAATCTTTTATAGTGATTTAAATACATTTATTGATAAAATTAATGAACATTTTTTAGATATAAAAGATCTTAAATTAAGATACATTCCAACAGAAGAGAATATTGAAGAAATTGTAAAAATATTTGATGAATTCAAAAATAATAAAAATAACAATTTTGATATTTACATTACTAAAACAATACAAAATTATATTGATTATTTTAGCAAGGGTAATTTCTTCCCTTTGATTGTCGAACGTTTAACATATTTCAAAAACAACTTTGATTTTGGTATTAAAGAACATACTATGCAATGATTTATTACTAAGGATAAAAATTTTACTTTAAGTCCGGGTAATGCTGAAAATATTGAATGAAGACTACCATATATGCGGAACAGTAGATATGGACTTATTAAATTAAATAGCGAATATATTATTAGTTGGTTAAAAAATTATGATGAGTGATTATGAGTAATTAACGATGAAGAAAAAATCGGAGAAATTAACTTAGAAAATGTTAAAGCTTTCAATCATTATAAAGACTTCAAAAATGAATTTATTGCTAATGAGTTTAAGAATTATGAAAACTTTAATATCAATGTATCAGATTGAAAATATAAAGTTGATAATAAGATTATTTTAAATAATTTATATAATGAATTATTGAAAATTTACAACGCAAATTCTTTTGAAATAAATGATTGAAATTCAGAAATTAATTTCAATGATAATCCATACATTCCAATTAATTTTGATTTTAATTTATATAGAAAATATATAAATAATACAATAAAACAAGTTGAATATACTCGTACTATTATTTATGATTTACTAACTGAACAACCTAATTTTTTCAGCAATTTTTATCAACTTCCACTATATACGTTAAAAGTAAACAATCAATATTTTAGTAAAGAGAAAAATGAAGATGATACTTTTGATTTTCCATATATTAATAAATTATTTTTAGATAATGATGGATGAATTGAAGAAAAATACAATGAAAATAGGAAAAATATAATAGATCAACTTATATTATGACGTAAGAATTGAGAAACTCTTTTATCTAAATATATTTCTAAAAATTGAAATAAAAAACAAATTATTCTAGCACTTTCATTTTATATTACATCTAATGTAATGTATATGTATAATAATATTCCTTTTAGTTTTAATACGGATGGAAATAATTTTTATAATCCTGCTTCACTTTTTGAAACTGATAGAACACTTAAATGCTATGGATATAGTCAAAATCTCTCTCTAGCACTAACACTACTTAATATTCCAGTTAGAATAATTAGTGGTTATATATTTGATGATATACAAAATCCATTAGTAAGCAGCGGGGGACACGCTTGAAATGAAGTATTTATTGATAATAAATGAGTAAGTGTAGATTTAACTTTTGCAGACTACCAAGAAAGCTGAAGTAATTTTAATAGTGAGTTAAATTTAGAAGAGATATTTCTGAACAGAGATAGTGGAAGTCGTACAATGTTTAGATTAAAATATATAAGCTATATCACAACAATCATTAAATACCTAAATAAAGATGAAAATGGTAATTATGTGCACAATTATATTGAATTACCAACTCATTACAGTACTAATCCTGAAACTGAGCTTAAATGAGAAAATATGCTTCCACTTTTAAGACAACAATACAAAACTAATCAATATTAA